A DNA window from Brassica napus cultivar Da-Ae chromosome A4, Da-Ae, whole genome shotgun sequence contains the following coding sequences:
- the LOC106449004 gene encoding probable E3 ubiquitin-protein ligase BAH1-like — protein sequence MKFGETFTEYLHGEEEWFLEKCRYVEYKKLKKVLKKCKTCNSTRSDDEHIISSATSLSDSCQYQSCPWCDQMFFEELMKEAYDIAGCFKSRVRHLLHLHVATGMQRYMMRLRRCFTDEKQALIHEGHILIQYITMNAIAIRKILKKYDKVHGSENGKNFKLKMRAERIELLHSPWLIELGAFYLNSGLEKVGNFKNSFGRVSCENLNEDQPVMKLMLPNSIELEFDLVCAICLETVFNPYALKCGHIYCKACACSSASVMIFQGVKAAPQCSKCPICREVGVYAEAVHMIELHLLLKIRSKEYWKERMMGERSEMVKQSKMFWNEQTMQMIGF from the exons ATGAAGTTTGGAGAGACGTTCACGGAATATCTACATGGAGAAGAGGAGTGGTTCCTAGAAAAATGTCGTTATGTTGAATATAAGAAACTCAAGAAAGTACTAAAGAAATGCAAGACATGTAACTCCACAAGATCTGATGATGAACACATCATCTCATCGGCTACCTCTTTGTCTGATTCATGCCAATACCAATCTTGTCCTT GGTGTGATCAGATGTTCTTTGAGGAACTGATGAAGGAAGCTTACGACATAGCAGGATGCTTCAAGTCAAGAGTCAGGcatcttctccatcttcatGTAGCCACTGGGATGCAAAGATACATGATGCGTCTACGCAGATGCTTCACGGACGAAAAACAAGCTTTAATCCATGAGGGTCATATCTTGATTCAATACATAACAATGAATGCTATCGCCATCCGTAAAATCCTAAAGAAATATGACAAG GTGCATGGCTCAGAGAATGGGAAGAATTTTAAGTTGAAAATGCGAGCAGAGCGCATAGAGCTCTTGCACTCACCCTGGCTTATAGAACTTGGAGCCTTTTATCTCAACTCTGGTCTTGAAAAAGTTGGAAACTTCAAGAACTCTTTTGGCCGCGTCTCATGTGAAAATCTAAACGAAGATCAACCAGTGATGAAACTCATGCTGCCTAACTCAATAGAGCTTGAGTTTGATCTAGTTTGCGCAATATGTCTG GAAACGGTTTTCAATCCCTATGCTTTGAAGTGCGGTCACATATATTGTAAAGCGTGTGCATGCTCGTCTGCTTCTGTAATGATTTTCCAAGGCGTTAAGGCAGCCCCACAATGTTCCAAATGTCCTATATGCAGAGAg GTTGGAGTTTATGCGGAAGCGGTTCACATGATCGAGCTCCACCTTCTGTTAAAGATACG aagcaaagagtattggaaggagaggatgatggGGGAACGATCTGAGATGGTGAAGCAGTCGAAGATGTTTTGGAACGAGCAGACGATGCAAATGATTGGTTTCTAG
- the LOC125608343 gene encoding salt stress-induced hydrophobic peptide ESI3: MGSETFLEVILAILLPPVGVFLRYGCGVEFWICLLLTVLGYIPGIIYAIYVLVV, from the exons ATGGGCTCAGAGACTTTCCTGGAAGTGATTCTAGCGATTCTTCTCCCTCCCGTCGGCGTTTTCCTCCGATATGGTTGTGGG GTAGAGTTCTGGATATGTTTGTTGTTGACTGTGTTGGGTTACATCCCTGGGATCATTTATGCTATCTACGTTCTTGTGGTATGA
- the LOC106447688 gene encoding guanylate-binding protein 4: MDRAFVFLLSLCLLLQTSLSIENFHQAFPIVEPDPNHTKLRLSREGLEAISRITTPIAAVAVIGPYRSGKSFLLNQLLSLSCYEGFGVGHMRDTKTKGIWVWGTPLELEIDGVKTSIIYLDTEGFESVGKSNVYDDRIFALATVMSSVLIYNLPETIREADISRLSFAVELAEEFYGRVKGQDVAFEPSKLLWLIQRDFLQGKSVKEMVDEALKHVPNEDGNKNIDQVNRIRDSLAVMGDNSTAFSLPQPHLMRTKLCDLKDEELDPTYVARRDQLKKLVASILRPKIVQGKALNGKEFISFLEQILDALNKGEIPSTGSLVEIFNKDIVERCVKLYNERMVKLRLPMSEEYLQSAHETAHNEAIKAFDGQHFGRQHAKKSVDQLDEQMQEVYKNFVLANEYQSSKLCEALYTKCEDDMDHLQALRLPSMAKFNAGFVYCNQSFEHQCVGPSKQNYEQRLTKMMGKARSLFIKEYNNRLFNWLVAFSLVTVVVGRFIIKFILLEMAAWILFIFLETYTRMFWTAESLFYNPVWHFIVGTWETVVYSPVLDLDRWAIPIVCIIALCVLYWRCYGKRKHGSSWLLPMYNKNGRSRERSE, translated from the exons ATGGATCGGGCGTTTGTTTTCTTACTGTCTCTCTGCCTCTTGTTGCAAACATCTCTCTCGATTGAGAATTTTCACCAAGC TTTTCCTATAGTGGAGCCTGATCCGAATCATACAAAGCTTCGGCTTAGTAGAGAAGGTTTGGAAGCAATTAGCAGAATCACTACTCCTATTGCTGCTGTTGCG GTGATTGGCCCATACCGTTCTGGAAAATCTTTTCTACTCAATCAGCTTCTTTCCCTTTCTTGTTACGAAG GTTTTGGTGTTGGACACATGCGtgatacaaaaacaaaag GTATCTGGGTGTGGGGAACACCACTAGAGCTAGAGATTGACGGAGTTAAAACTTCAATTATTTACCTTGACACTGAAGGATTTGAAAGTGTTGGAAAGTCAAATGTTTATGACGATCG aatATTTGCTCTGGCAACAGTTATGAGTTCTGTGCTTATCTATAATCTGCCTGAAACC ATCCGGGAAGCTGATATTTCTAGGCTCTCCTTTGCTGTTGAGTTAGCAGAAGAATTTTACGGAAG AGTAAAGGGACAAGACGTTGCTTTTGAACCGTCAAAGCTTCTGTGGCTTATCCAGCGTGATTTTCTGC AAGGTAAGTCGGTGAAGGAAATGGTGGATGAAGCTCTCAAACACGTCCCTAATGAAGATG gTAACAAAAACATTGATCAG GTTAACCGGATCCGGGATTCCTTGGCGGTTATGGGTGACAACAGCACTGCCTTCAGCTTACCACAG CCTCACCTCATGCGGACGAAGCTGTGTGATCTGAAGGATGAGGAACTGGACCCTACCTATGTGGCAAGGCGTGACCAATTGAAAAAGCTCGTTGCTAGTATCCTCCGCCCAAAGATAGTGCAGGGGAAAGCACTAAATGGAAAGGAGTTTATTTCTTTCCTGGAACAG ATACTGGATGCGCTAAATAAAGGAGAGATTCCATCAACAGGGTCACTAGTTGAGATATTCAATAAAGATATCGTTGAGAGATGTGTGAAGCTGTACAATGAGAGGATGGTGAAACTGCGGCTACCTATGTCTGAAGAGTATCTCCAAAGTGCACATGAAACAGCGCATAACGAAGCTATCAAAGCGTTTGACGGTCAGCATTTCGGAAGACAGCATGCGAAGAAATCTGTGGATCAGTTGGATGAACAGATGCAAGAG GTATATAAGAATTTTGTTCTTGCAAATGAATACCAATCGTCAAAGCTCTGCGAGGCGCTGTACACAAAGTGTGAAGACGACATGGACCACTTGCAAGCTCTCCGGCTCCCTTCCATGGCGAAATTCAACGCAGGTTTCGTGTACTGCAACCAGAGTTTTGAACACCAATGTGTCGGTCCTTCGAAACAAAACTATGAGCAGAGGTTAACCAAG ATGATGGGGAAGGCACGGTCATTGTTCATCAAAGAATACAACAACAGGCTGTTCAACTGGCTGGTTGCGTTCTCTCTGGTAACGGTAGTGGTGGGACGGTTCATTATAAAGTTCATTTTGTTGGAAATGGCGGCATGGATACTCTTCATATTCTTGGAGACGTACACAAGGATGTTCTGGACAGCGGAATCTCTTTTCTACAACCCGGTCTGGCATTTCATCGTTGGGACTTGGGAGACTGTTGTGTATAGTCCCGTTCTCGACTTGGACAG ATGGGCGATTCCTATAGTCTGCATAATTGCATTGTGTGTGCTATATTGGCGGTGTTATGGAAAGAGGAAACACGGGTCTAGTTGGCTTCTTCCGATGTACAACAAGAATGGTCGGAGCAGGGAACGGTCAGAGTAA
- the LOC106447689 gene encoding protease inhibitor HPI-like, translated as MSSECDGKNSWPELLGTNGDHAASVIERENSRVDAMVILDGTPVTGDFRCDRVRVRVDRNRIVVQVPTTG; from the exons ATGTCGTCCGAATGTGATG GGAAGAACTCATGGCCAGAGCTTTTGGGAACAAATGGAGACCATGCGGCTTCCGTGATAGAAAGAGAGAACTCGAGAGTCGATGCAATGGTGATCTTGGATGGAACTCCAGTGACTGGAGACTTCAGGTGCGACCGGGTCAGGGTTAGGGTTGATAGAAACCGTATCGTCGTCCAGGTCCCTACGACCGGCTAG